The Megalops cyprinoides isolate fMegCyp1 chromosome 12, fMegCyp1.pri, whole genome shotgun sequence genome contains a region encoding:
- the slc39a9 gene encoding zinc transporter ZIP9, producing the protein MDDFSSISLLSLAMLVGCYVAGTIPLAVNFSEDKLKLVTVLGAGLLCGTALAVIIPEGVHALYEEVLEGGHHSHGLSEGAGGLEKKAGVDGSVGAGGEHSHSHEQLHAYIGVSLVLGFVFMLLVDQIGSSHVHSTDDPESGRTASSKITTTLGLVVHAAADGVALGAAASTSQTSVQLIVFVAIMLHKAPAAFGLVSFLMHAGLERNRIRKHLLVFALAAPVLAMLTFLGLSQSSKEALSEVNATGVAMLFSAGTFLYVATVHVLPEVGGAGHSHAPSGGSGGKGLSKVEVGALVLGCLIPLVLSIGHQH; encoded by the exons ATGGACGATTTCAGCTCGATTAGTTTGCTTTCGTTGGCAATGTTAGTGGGATGTTATGTTGCTGGAACCATTCCTTTGGCTGTTAATTTTTCAGAG GACAAGCTGAAGCTTGTGACAGTGCTAGGGGCTGGGCTGCTGTGCGGTACCGCTCTGGCTGTCATTATTCCAGAGGGGGTCCATGCACTGTATGAAGAGGTCTTAGAAG GAGGGCACCATTCACACGGCCTgagtgagggggcggggggtctGGAGAAGAAAGCTGGTGTGGATGGATCGGTGGGTGCCGGCGGGGAACACTCCCACAGCCACGAGCAGCTACACGCCTACATCGGGGTGTCCCTCGTGTTGGGGTTCGTCTTCATGCTGCTGGTGGACCAGATCGGCAGCTCCCATGTACACAGCACAGATG ATCCGGAGTCTGGGAGAACGGCAAGCTCAAAGATCACCACCACCCTGGGCCTGGTGGTCCACGCTGCAG CTGATGGAGTGGCGCTTGGAGCGGCAGCCTCCACCTCCCAGACCAGCGTCCAGCTCATTGTCTTCGTGGCCATCATGCTGCACAAG GCTCCGGCAGCGTTTGGCCTGGTGTCCTTCCTGATGCACGCAGGGCTGGAGAGGAACCGGATCCGCAAGCACCTGCTGGTTTTCGCTCTGGCCGCTCCCGTCCTCGCCATGCTCACCTTCCTGGGCCTCAGTCAG AGTAGTAAAGAGGCCCTGTCAGAGGTCAACGCCACAGGAGTGGCCATGCTCTTCTCAGCTGGGACCTTCCTGTATGTGGCCACTGTCCACGTCCTGCCCGAGGTGGGTGGGGCCGGTCACAGCCACGCCCCCAGTGGGGGGAGTGGCGGGAAGGGACTGAGCAAGGTGGAGGTGGGGGCGCTGGTGCTGGGCTGCCTCATCCCGCTGGTGCTGTCCATCGGACACCAACACTAG
- the rbm25a gene encoding RNA-binding protein 25 isoform X2 → MSYPPHLNRQQIGIPQLPPGIPPPQFAGFPPTVPPGTPMIPVHMGLMTPAPTVLVPTSMSMVGKPMGPRKEVTGTRAKETEESGGPTTTVFVGNISEKASDMLVRQLLAKCGLVLSWKRVQGASGKLQAFGFCEYKEPESTLRALRLLHELQIGDKKLLVKVDAKTKAQLDEWKAKKRSANGTAKAEDGGKEEEEEEVLDEETKRRDQIVKGAIEGLIREYSSELNAPSQDADTHHRKKRKEKKEEEDINAIEMEEDKRDLISREISKFRDTHKKLEEEKGKKEKERQEIERERRERDKERERERERRDREREKEREREREEREKERERERERDRDRERTKDKEREREREREKERSRDRSKDRSRSREKSRDEKKRDREEDEEEAYERRKLERKLREKEAAYQERLKNWEIRERKKARDYAKEAEREEERRREMAKEAKRLKEFLEDYDDDRDDPKYYRGSALQKRLRDREKEMEVDERDRKREKEELEEIRQRLLAEGHPDPDAELQRMEQEAERRRQPPVKQEPESEEEAEKVQKEERERRGGAAAGTEAMEPEAQSEDEVEDGEEEDGEEDDELPETKPCLKPTLRPITAAPSVSSTSGNASPNTPGDESPCGIIIPHENSPEAPPPEELRPKIGLSLKLGSTASPGQPNAVKRKKLAVDSVFNKFDDEEADELPRKRKLVPLDYGEDEKGGLGLDGAEVAGAKGSVNTEEKRKHIKSLIEKIPTAKPELFSYPLDWAIVDSTLMERRIRPWINKKIIEYIGEEEATLVDFVCSKVMAHSTPQGILDDVAMVLDEEAEVFIVKMWRLLIYETEAKKIGLVK, encoded by the exons ATGTCTTACCCTCCGCACCTCAATCGCCAGCAGATTGGGATTCCCCAGCTTCCCCCTGGCATCCCTCCACCCCAGTTTGCAGGCTTTCCCCCAACAGTACCACCAG GAACACCGATGATACCAGTCCACATGGGCCTCATGACCCCAGCCCCCACG GTCCTGGTGCCCACCTCAATGTCCATGGTAGGGAAGCCCATGGGCCCCCGAAAGGAAGTCACTGGGACGAGAGCCAAGGAGACTGAGGAGAGTGGGGGACCCACCACCACTGTGTTTGTGGGCAACATCTCGGAGAAGGCCTCAGACATGCTGGTCCGACAGCTGCTTGCA AAATGTGGCTTGGTCCTTAGCTGGAAGAGGGTCCAGGGAGCCTCTGGAAAACTTcaag CCTTTGGCTTCTGTGAGTACAAGGAGCCAGAGTCCACGCTGCGTGCCCTAAGGCTTCTGCACGAACTACAGATCGGGGACAAGAAGCTGTTGGTTAAGGTGGATGCTAAGACCAAGGCTCAGCTGGATGAGTGGAAGGCCAAGAAGAGGAGTGCAAATGGG ACGGCCAAAGCGGAGGACGGGGgtaaggaagaggaggaggaagaggttcTGGATGAGGAGACAAAGCGACGAGACCAGATTGTGAAGGGTGCAATCGAGGGCCTCATTCGGGAGTACTCCAGCGAGCTCAACGCTCCCTCTCAGGATGCTGACACACATCACCgcaaaaaaaggaaggagaagaaggaggag gaGGATATAAATGCAATCGAGATGGAGGAGGATAAGAGAGACCTGATTTCCCGAGAGATCAGTAAATTCCGAGACACACACAAG aagctggaggaggagaaagggaagaaggagaaggagcggCAGGAGAttgagagggaaaggagggagagagacaaagagagagagcgggagagggagcgaCGGGAccgggagagggagaaggaacgggaaagggagagagaggagagggagaaggagcgggagagggagagggaaagagaccgGGACCGTGAGAGGACCAAGGACaaagagcgggagagggagcgTGAGCGTGAGAAGGAGAGGAGCCGCGACCGAAGCAAAGACCGCAGCAGGTCCAG agagaagagcagagatGAGAAGAAACGGGACCGggaggaagacgaggaggaaGCTTACGAGCGCAGAAAACTGGAGAGGAAGCTGAGGGAAAAGGAGGCGGCCTACCAGGAG CGTCTGAAGAACTGGGAGatcagggagaggaagaaagcgCGCGACTATGCCAAGGAAgcggagagggaggaggagcggCGGCGAGAAATG GCAAAAGAAGCTAAACGACTGAAAGAGTTCCTAGAGGACTACGATGACGACAGAGATGACCCCAAATACTACAG GGGCAGTGCACTGCAGAAGCGCCTGCgggacagggagaaggagatggaggtggACGAGcgagacaggaagagggagaaggaggagctggaggagatcaGACAGAGGCTACTAGCCGAGGGTCACCCAGACCCCGACGCGGAGCTGCAGAGG atggagcaggaggcagagcgCCGCAGGCAGCCCCCCGTGAAGCAGGAGCCCGAGTccgaggaggaggcggagaaggtccagaaggaggagagagagcgaaggGGAGGGGCTGCGGCGGGGACGGAGGCCATGGAGCCGGAAGCTCAGTCAGAGGACGAGGTGGAGGACGGCGAGGAGGAGGACGGCGAGGAGGATGACGAGCTGCCCGAGACCAAGCCCTGCCTGAAGCCCACGCTGCGCCCCATAACCGCTGCCCCCTCTGTGTCCTCCACCAGCGGAAACGCCTCGCCCAACACCCCCGGGGACGAGTCTCCCTGCGGCATCATCATCCCACACGAGAACTCTCCCGAGGCCCCTCCCCCTGAGGAGCTCCGCCCCAAAATAGGCCTCAGTCTCAAACTGG GCTCAACTGCGAGCCCTGGCCAGCCCAACGCTGTGAAACGCAAGAAGCTGGCAGTGGACAGTGTCTTCAACAAGTTTGACGATGAAGAGGCAGATGAGCTGCCCCGCAAGAGGAAACTCGTGCCCCTGGACTATGGCGAGGACGAGAAGGGGGGCCTGGGACTTGACGGGGCCGAAGTTGCAGGAGCCAAGGGCAGCGTCAACACTGAGGAGAAGCGCAAGCACATCAAGAGTCTCATCGAAAAGATCCCCACCGCCAAGCCGGAGCTCTTCTCCTATCCCCTGGACTGGGCCATTGTCGACTCG ACTCTGATGGAGCGCCGGATCCGACCGTGGATCAATAAGAAGATCATTGAGTACATCGGCGAGGAGGAAGCAACGCTAGTGGACTTTGTCTGTTCAaag GTGATGGCACACAGCACACCCCAGGGCATCCTGGAtgatgttgccatg GTGTTGGATGAAGAAGCAGAAGTCTTCATAGTGAAAATGTGGAGGTTGTTAATATACGAAACTGAAGCCAAGAAAATTGGActtgtgaaataa
- the rbm25a gene encoding RNA-binding protein 25 isoform X1: protein MSYPPHLNRQQIGIPQLPPGIPPPQFAGFPPTVPPGTPMIPVHMGLMTPAPTVLVPTSMSMVGKPMGPRKEVTGTRAKETEESGGPTTTVFVGNISEKASDMLVRQLLAKCGLVLSWKRVQGASGKLQGKNKTAFGFCEYKEPESTLRALRLLHELQIGDKKLLVKVDAKTKAQLDEWKAKKRSANGTAKAEDGGKEEEEEEVLDEETKRRDQIVKGAIEGLIREYSSELNAPSQDADTHHRKKRKEKKEEEDINAIEMEEDKRDLISREISKFRDTHKKLEEEKGKKEKERQEIERERRERDKERERERERRDREREKEREREREEREKERERERERDRDRERTKDKEREREREREKERSRDRSKDRSRSREKSRDEKKRDREEDEEEAYERRKLERKLREKEAAYQERLKNWEIRERKKARDYAKEAEREEERRREMAKEAKRLKEFLEDYDDDRDDPKYYRGSALQKRLRDREKEMEVDERDRKREKEELEEIRQRLLAEGHPDPDAELQRMEQEAERRRQPPVKQEPESEEEAEKVQKEERERRGGAAAGTEAMEPEAQSEDEVEDGEEEDGEEDDELPETKPCLKPTLRPITAAPSVSSTSGNASPNTPGDESPCGIIIPHENSPEAPPPEELRPKIGLSLKLGSTASPGQPNAVKRKKLAVDSVFNKFDDEEADELPRKRKLVPLDYGEDEKGGLGLDGAEVAGAKGSVNTEEKRKHIKSLIEKIPTAKPELFSYPLDWAIVDSTLMERRIRPWINKKIIEYIGEEEATLVDFVCSKVMAHSTPQGILDDVAMVLDEEAEVFIVKMWRLLIYETEAKKIGLVK, encoded by the exons ATGTCTTACCCTCCGCACCTCAATCGCCAGCAGATTGGGATTCCCCAGCTTCCCCCTGGCATCCCTCCACCCCAGTTTGCAGGCTTTCCCCCAACAGTACCACCAG GAACACCGATGATACCAGTCCACATGGGCCTCATGACCCCAGCCCCCACG GTCCTGGTGCCCACCTCAATGTCCATGGTAGGGAAGCCCATGGGCCCCCGAAAGGAAGTCACTGGGACGAGAGCCAAGGAGACTGAGGAGAGTGGGGGACCCACCACCACTGTGTTTGTGGGCAACATCTCGGAGAAGGCCTCAGACATGCTGGTCCGACAGCTGCTTGCA AAATGTGGCTTGGTCCTTAGCTGGAAGAGGGTCCAGGGAGCCTCTGGAAAACTTcaaggtaaaaacaaaacag CCTTTGGCTTCTGTGAGTACAAGGAGCCAGAGTCCACGCTGCGTGCCCTAAGGCTTCTGCACGAACTACAGATCGGGGACAAGAAGCTGTTGGTTAAGGTGGATGCTAAGACCAAGGCTCAGCTGGATGAGTGGAAGGCCAAGAAGAGGAGTGCAAATGGG ACGGCCAAAGCGGAGGACGGGGgtaaggaagaggaggaggaagaggttcTGGATGAGGAGACAAAGCGACGAGACCAGATTGTGAAGGGTGCAATCGAGGGCCTCATTCGGGAGTACTCCAGCGAGCTCAACGCTCCCTCTCAGGATGCTGACACACATCACCgcaaaaaaaggaaggagaagaaggaggag gaGGATATAAATGCAATCGAGATGGAGGAGGATAAGAGAGACCTGATTTCCCGAGAGATCAGTAAATTCCGAGACACACACAAG aagctggaggaggagaaagggaagaaggagaaggagcggCAGGAGAttgagagggaaaggagggagagagacaaagagagagagcgggagagggagcgaCGGGAccgggagagggagaaggaacgggaaagggagagagaggagagggagaaggagcgggagagggagagggaaagagaccgGGACCGTGAGAGGACCAAGGACaaagagcgggagagggagcgTGAGCGTGAGAAGGAGAGGAGCCGCGACCGAAGCAAAGACCGCAGCAGGTCCAG agagaagagcagagatGAGAAGAAACGGGACCGggaggaagacgaggaggaaGCTTACGAGCGCAGAAAACTGGAGAGGAAGCTGAGGGAAAAGGAGGCGGCCTACCAGGAG CGTCTGAAGAACTGGGAGatcagggagaggaagaaagcgCGCGACTATGCCAAGGAAgcggagagggaggaggagcggCGGCGAGAAATG GCAAAAGAAGCTAAACGACTGAAAGAGTTCCTAGAGGACTACGATGACGACAGAGATGACCCCAAATACTACAG GGGCAGTGCACTGCAGAAGCGCCTGCgggacagggagaaggagatggaggtggACGAGcgagacaggaagagggagaaggaggagctggaggagatcaGACAGAGGCTACTAGCCGAGGGTCACCCAGACCCCGACGCGGAGCTGCAGAGG atggagcaggaggcagagcgCCGCAGGCAGCCCCCCGTGAAGCAGGAGCCCGAGTccgaggaggaggcggagaaggtccagaaggaggagagagagcgaaggGGAGGGGCTGCGGCGGGGACGGAGGCCATGGAGCCGGAAGCTCAGTCAGAGGACGAGGTGGAGGACGGCGAGGAGGAGGACGGCGAGGAGGATGACGAGCTGCCCGAGACCAAGCCCTGCCTGAAGCCCACGCTGCGCCCCATAACCGCTGCCCCCTCTGTGTCCTCCACCAGCGGAAACGCCTCGCCCAACACCCCCGGGGACGAGTCTCCCTGCGGCATCATCATCCCACACGAGAACTCTCCCGAGGCCCCTCCCCCTGAGGAGCTCCGCCCCAAAATAGGCCTCAGTCTCAAACTGG GCTCAACTGCGAGCCCTGGCCAGCCCAACGCTGTGAAACGCAAGAAGCTGGCAGTGGACAGTGTCTTCAACAAGTTTGACGATGAAGAGGCAGATGAGCTGCCCCGCAAGAGGAAACTCGTGCCCCTGGACTATGGCGAGGACGAGAAGGGGGGCCTGGGACTTGACGGGGCCGAAGTTGCAGGAGCCAAGGGCAGCGTCAACACTGAGGAGAAGCGCAAGCACATCAAGAGTCTCATCGAAAAGATCCCCACCGCCAAGCCGGAGCTCTTCTCCTATCCCCTGGACTGGGCCATTGTCGACTCG ACTCTGATGGAGCGCCGGATCCGACCGTGGATCAATAAGAAGATCATTGAGTACATCGGCGAGGAGGAAGCAACGCTAGTGGACTTTGTCTGTTCAaag GTGATGGCACACAGCACACCCCAGGGCATCCTGGAtgatgttgccatg GTGTTGGATGAAGAAGCAGAAGTCTTCATAGTGAAAATGTGGAGGTTGTTAATATACGAAACTGAAGCCAAGAAAATTGGActtgtgaaataa